The following proteins are encoded in a genomic region of Haloarcula marina:
- a CDS encoding NUDIX hydrolase: protein MDEQFLEATVSLRGAICAPDGRVLTIRRASDGGWELPGGRINDGEAVVEGLEREILEETGLTVQVHQPVHAVTWHNDRSQGRFAVYYHCTTNGTEGPDVTLSHEHTDWAWLPESDLRERLSTPQSTAVERALAAGSVARPSGD from the coding sequence ATGGACGAGCAGTTCCTCGAAGCGACGGTGAGCCTCCGAGGGGCCATCTGCGCGCCCGACGGTCGCGTCCTCACTATTCGACGCGCGAGCGACGGCGGCTGGGAGCTCCCCGGCGGGCGGATCAACGACGGCGAGGCCGTCGTCGAGGGCCTCGAACGCGAGATACTGGAGGAGACGGGACTGACCGTGCAGGTCCACCAACCGGTCCACGCCGTCACGTGGCACAACGACCGGAGTCAGGGGCGCTTCGCGGTGTACTATCACTGCACCACGAACGGGACGGAGGGACCCGACGTGACGCTGAGCCACGAACACACGGATTGGGCGTGGCTCCCCGAGTCAGACCTGCGCGAACGCCTGAGTACCCCGCAGTCGACGGCCGTAGAGCGCGCCCTCGCCGCGGGGTCGGTCGCCCGTCCGAGCGGCGACTAG
- a CDS encoding Gfo/Idh/MocA family protein: protein MTKLAVGVVGAGWMATDYHVPGFDSHPDTRVVAFAERDDTRRASAESELSLPGYPDAAAMLAAHDLDIVSICTPPSTHEGIFLDAVDAGCHVLCEKPLALTAESARRMADAAAEAGVVTQVGYLHRYYRNYQRALRLLSNHMLGDVVEVTVAHHSTPPRQGWYYDPDLAGGGVARDLFPHSLDVLFEVFGGDPTVTDASVRHLRGDAVEDAARVSLEFDGVPVDLSATWTQAEGVSRLLVVGTEGWLELDAETLQGDVHGRPFEFEHGERSLVDIGIASLFPASDEDAHATRVHDFADHAAAGDRETAAPASRGVAVAEVIDAAYELAEGGKR, encoded by the coding sequence ATGACCAAACTGGCCGTCGGCGTCGTCGGGGCGGGGTGGATGGCGACCGACTACCACGTACCGGGGTTCGACAGCCACCCCGACACTCGCGTCGTGGCGTTCGCCGAACGCGACGACACGCGACGGGCGAGCGCCGAATCTGAGCTATCGCTGCCGGGGTACCCCGACGCGGCCGCGATGCTCGCCGCTCACGACCTCGACATCGTCAGCATCTGCACGCCGCCGAGTACCCACGAAGGAATCTTTCTCGACGCCGTCGACGCGGGGTGTCACGTCCTCTGTGAGAAGCCGCTGGCGCTGACCGCAGAGAGCGCTCGGCGGATGGCCGACGCCGCCGCCGAGGCGGGCGTCGTCACGCAGGTCGGCTATCTCCACCGGTACTACCGGAACTACCAGCGCGCGCTGAGGCTGCTGTCGAACCACATGCTCGGCGACGTGGTGGAGGTCACCGTCGCCCACCACTCGACGCCGCCGCGTCAGGGGTGGTACTACGACCCGGACCTCGCGGGCGGCGGCGTCGCGCGGGACCTGTTTCCCCACTCGCTCGACGTGCTGTTCGAGGTGTTCGGGGGGGACCCGACCGTCACCGACGCGAGCGTGCGCCACCTCCGGGGCGACGCCGTCGAGGACGCCGCCCGCGTCTCGCTTGAGTTCGACGGCGTCCCGGTCGACCTCTCGGCGACGTGGACCCAAGCCGAGGGGGTCAGTCGCCTCCTCGTCGTCGGCACGGAGGGCTGGCTGGAACTGGACGCCGAGACCTTACAGGGCGACGTGCACGGCCGCCCGTTCGAGTTCGAACACGGGGAGCGGTCGCTGGTCGACATCGGCATCGCGTCGCTGTTTCCGGCCAGTGACGAGGACGCCCACGCGACGCGGGTCCACGACTTCGCGGACCACGCCGCGGCGGGCGATAGAGAAACGGCCGCCCCTGCCAGTCGGGGGGTCGCCGTCGCCGAGGTCATCGACGCGGCCTACGAACTGGCCGAGGGAGGAAAGCGATGA
- a CDS encoding DUF4396 domain-containing protein: MIGHALSPQLAQPLEPVRTELRTVLAEPTLLFGWVAVVACSVAVLWWDIRRHNRALPSMMKGVWSLVVCYSGPFGLAVYWYAGRTQISRDSLWRRGLRSTAHCYSGCGAGEVVGLLLAQGLLGLAVGWVAAVTFGFAYTFGYALTVGPLMQEGVNFSTAIRDAFYSETPSITVMEVVAVGSDLLLAAEAGLTDALFWSSLVLSLSLGFLAAFPVNLALVRFGVKEGMENPAEMGQSA; the protein is encoded by the coding sequence ATGATCGGACACGCACTCTCTCCCCAGCTAGCACAGCCACTCGAACCAGTCCGGACGGAACTGCGGACGGTCCTCGCAGAGCCGACCCTGCTGTTCGGCTGGGTCGCCGTCGTCGCCTGCTCGGTGGCGGTCCTGTGGTGGGACATCCGGCGGCACAACCGCGCGCTCCCGTCGATGATGAAGGGCGTGTGGTCGCTCGTCGTCTGTTACTCCGGGCCGTTCGGCCTCGCCGTCTACTGGTACGCGGGCCGGACGCAGATCTCCCGGGACTCGCTGTGGCGGCGCGGCCTCCGGTCGACGGCGCACTGCTACTCCGGATGCGGTGCGGGTGAAGTCGTCGGCCTCCTCCTCGCACAGGGGCTCCTCGGCCTCGCGGTCGGCTGGGTCGCCGCCGTCACCTTCGGGTTCGCGTACACCTTCGGCTACGCGCTCACCGTCGGCCCGCTGATGCAAGAGGGGGTGAACTTCTCGACGGCGATACGCGACGCCTTCTACAGCGAGACGCCCTCGATTACGGTGATGGAAGTCGTCGCGGTCGGTTCGGACCTCCTGCTCGCGGCCGAAGCGGGCCTCACGGACGCCCTGTTCTGGTCGTCGCTGGTCCTCTCGCTCTCGCTCGGCTTCCTCGCGGCGTTCCCCGTCAACCTCGCCCTCGTCCGCTTCGGCGTCAAAGAGGGGATGGAGAATCCCGCGGAGATGGGCCAGTCGGCCTGA
- a CDS encoding NAD-dependent epimerase/dehydratase family protein has product MTVLVTGATGFIGLNLLSGLGDDHDAVAMVRPTASTARLPDGVETVEADLSDPDSLAAALDGVDSVVHLAAAVYDAGAMAGTNTAGTERLVEAAAEAGVERFVFLSTIGAHPEVPADPDSPYQQSKLASEELLFDRDHPFSVSALYPTYIFGPRDYRLTRSEHITPVANNRVLVPPLYTHDEYNVVHVDDVVGSIRHCLESAAAGRHLITGPNLSYKQVLRTIAQHTPGNCRVVDVPYGVARWVVKPTLDALHRVGVSPVPGDGLVQRGDFGTVREDLTERAPVRQRSWQAALAETVAWYDSVGLL; this is encoded by the coding sequence ATGACCGTCCTCGTGACCGGGGCGACCGGTTTCATCGGCCTGAACCTCCTGTCCGGTCTGGGCGACGACCACGACGCGGTGGCGATGGTACGCCCGACGGCGTCGACGGCACGGCTTCCCGACGGCGTCGAAACCGTCGAAGCGGACCTCTCGGACCCCGACTCGCTGGCCGCCGCGCTCGACGGCGTCGACTCGGTCGTCCACCTCGCGGCCGCCGTGTACGACGCGGGGGCGATGGCCGGGACCAACACCGCCGGGACCGAACGCCTCGTCGAGGCGGCCGCAGAGGCGGGCGTCGAGCGGTTCGTCTTCCTCAGCACCATCGGCGCACATCCCGAGGTGCCCGCCGACCCCGATTCCCCGTACCAGCAGTCGAAACTCGCCTCCGAGGAACTGCTGTTCGACAGGGACCATCCGTTCTCGGTGTCGGCGCTGTACCCGACGTACATCTTCGGCCCGCGGGACTACCGCCTGACCCGGAGCGAGCACATCACGCCCGTCGCCAACAACCGCGTCCTCGTCCCGCCGCTGTACACCCACGACGAGTACAACGTCGTCCACGTCGACGACGTGGTCGGGAGCATCCGCCACTGCCTCGAATCGGCGGCGGCGGGTCGCCACCTGATTACCGGGCCGAACCTCTCGTACAAGCAGGTGCTCCGAACCATCGCACAGCACACCCCCGGAAACTGCCGGGTCGTCGACGTGCCTTACGGCGTCGCCCGATGGGTCGTCAAACCGACGCTGGACGCGTTGCATCGGGTCGGCGTCTCACCGGTCCCTGGCGACGGCCTCGTCCAGCGCGGCGACTTCGGGACCGTCCGCGAGGACCTGACCGAACGGGCCCCGGTGCGCCAGCGGTCGTGGCAGGCCGCGCTTGCCGAGACGGTGGCGTGGTACGATTCGGTGGGATTGCTCTAA
- a CDS encoding helix-turn-helix domain-containing protein, whose product MTDSTSNTGSPATPSSADQRSDEPMVVYEFAVPAEELAFADVLGEFPDIVVEFEQLIPTNHTPLPYFWATDETAPAFRKGIAEDPHVDRVQRAATFEGGNLYGVTWTEDSDGLLGWAEGNHERTAVLGATGQADEWVLKLRFQTRAHLAGFRTFCDERGIDQRVIRLYDMTAPKLGEYDLSEKQREALIRALAMGYFEIPRQATLEDVAESLGISARATSERLRRGQTSLVKNTLTIGPSDTAGFDAS is encoded by the coding sequence ATGACCGACTCCACTTCCAACACCGGTAGCCCCGCGACACCGTCGAGTGCCGACCAGCGCTCCGACGAACCGATGGTCGTCTACGAATTTGCGGTCCCAGCCGAGGAACTGGCGTTCGCCGACGTGCTCGGCGAGTTCCCCGACATTGTCGTCGAGTTCGAGCAGTTGATACCCACGAACCACACCCCGTTGCCGTACTTCTGGGCCACCGACGAGACGGCGCCCGCGTTTCGGAAGGGCATCGCCGAGGACCCCCACGTGGACCGCGTGCAGAGAGCGGCCACGTTCGAGGGGGGAAACCTGTACGGCGTGACGTGGACGGAAGACAGCGACGGACTGCTCGGGTGGGCCGAGGGCAACCACGAACGGACCGCCGTTCTCGGTGCAACCGGGCAGGCGGACGAGTGGGTCCTGAAACTCCGGTTTCAGACGCGAGCACACCTCGCTGGCTTCCGAACGTTCTGTGACGAGCGAGGCATCGACCAACGCGTCATTCGCCTCTACGACATGACCGCCCCGAAACTGGGTGAGTACGACCTCTCCGAGAAGCAACGCGAGGCCTTGATTCGGGCGCTAGCGATGGGGTACTTCGAGATTCCTCGCCAGGCCACCCTCGAAGACGTCGCGGAGTCGCTCGGCATCTCCGCTCGAGCCACGTCCGAACGACTCCGGCGCGGGCAGACGAGCCTCGTCAAGAACACGTTGACCATCGGGCCATCCGACACCGCCGGATTCGACGCGTCGTAG
- a CDS encoding serine/threonine-protein kinase RIO2 produces MVQNVASVLPELEAEDFHLLSGVEQGMRFSEYVNREKLTDFSRLTEENVDYRLDRCEDRGLVERKTIQYEGFKLTFEGYDALALHTFVERGSIEGFGAPLGVGKESDVYEVQSYKPLALKYHREGYTNFREVMRERDYTSDRDHVSWLYTARKAAEREYDALETLYPEVSVPQPIDTNRHAIVMEKVDGVELSRTGLEPEQVVPVLGLVLDEMQTAYREGFVHADMSEYNVFVTTQGVVVFDWPQAVPTDHENARELLTRDVDNIVSYFQRKYPAEVDDVDVDALADAVADDAFETVANYSP; encoded by the coding sequence ATGGTCCAGAACGTGGCTTCTGTGCTGCCGGAACTGGAAGCCGAGGATTTCCATCTGCTGTCCGGCGTCGAACAGGGGATGCGGTTCTCCGAGTACGTCAACCGCGAGAAACTGACCGACTTCTCCCGCCTGACCGAGGAGAACGTCGACTATCGGCTGGACCGCTGTGAGGACCGCGGCCTCGTCGAGCGAAAGACCATCCAGTACGAGGGGTTCAAACTCACCTTCGAGGGGTACGACGCGCTCGCACTCCACACCTTCGTCGAACGCGGGAGCATCGAGGGATTCGGCGCGCCGTTGGGCGTCGGCAAGGAGAGCGACGTGTACGAGGTTCAGTCGTACAAACCGCTGGCGCTGAAGTACCACCGCGAAGGGTACACGAACTTCCGCGAAGTGATGCGCGAACGGGACTACACGTCCGACCGCGACCACGTCTCGTGGCTCTACACCGCCCGAAAGGCCGCCGAGCGCGAGTACGACGCGCTGGAGACGCTGTACCCCGAGGTTTCAGTCCCCCAGCCGATAGACACGAACCGCCACGCAATCGTGATGGAGAAAGTCGACGGCGTCGAACTCTCCCGAACCGGTCTCGAACCGGAACAGGTAGTCCCGGTCTTGGGGTTAGTCCTCGACGAGATGCAGACGGCCTATCGGGAGGGGTTCGTCCACGCGGACATGAGCGAGTACAACGTCTTCGTCACGACCCAGGGGGTCGTCGTCTTCGATTGGCCGCAGGCGGTGCCGACCGACCACGAAAACGCGCGCGAACTGTTGACCCGAGACGTGGACAACATCGTGAGCTACTTCCAGCGGAAGTATCCCGCCGAGGTCGACGACGTGGACGTCGACGCCCTTGCCGACGCGGTGGCCGACGACGCCTTCGAGACGGTGGCGAACTACTCTCCCTGA
- a CDS encoding cation:proton antiporter regulatory subunit, with protein MRVFETDLPGVGRRYTVTFPDGGQLTVLVQNDGPRETYWRGDDDGDSARLFSLSPAQARKLAEIYDGTYFEPAREGIDHALEDARIRWVEVADDDPVAGRTLGESAIRSETGVLVLAVQRGDRTLSSPDADTRIEAGDVLVAVGTDEAHAKLADLLE; from the coding sequence ATGCGCGTCTTCGAAACGGACCTTCCGGGCGTCGGCCGCCGGTACACCGTGACGTTTCCCGATGGTGGGCAATTGACCGTTCTCGTCCAGAATGACGGGCCTCGCGAGACGTACTGGCGGGGTGACGACGACGGTGACAGCGCCCGCCTGTTCTCGCTCTCGCCGGCACAGGCGCGAAAACTCGCCGAGATATACGACGGGACGTATTTCGAACCGGCGCGAGAGGGCATCGACCACGCGCTCGAAGACGCCCGCATTCGCTGGGTCGAGGTGGCCGACGACGACCCGGTGGCCGGTCGGACCCTCGGCGAAAGCGCGATACGGAGCGAGACGGGCGTCCTCGTACTGGCCGTTCAGCGCGGCGACCGCACGCTCTCGAGTCCGGACGCGGACACTCGAATCGAAGCCGGGGACGTGCTGGTCGCGGTCGGAACGGACGAGGCCCACGCGAAACTGGCCGACCTGCTCGAGTGA
- a CDS encoding DUF7344 domain-containing protein, giving the protein MSTSKENTLDTLHRCLANKRRRMILYYLHRTEDGVASLDDFVDYIVSQEANSSAPDSTRVAIALYHKHLPMLADCGLIDFDRRTETARYSPDSTDDYAGALLDSQEAELAKEFS; this is encoded by the coding sequence ATGAGCACAAGCAAGGAAAACACGCTGGATACCTTGCATCGATGCCTTGCGAATAAACGTCGGCGGATGATACTCTACTACCTCCACCGTACTGAGGATGGAGTGGCATCACTGGACGACTTCGTAGACTACATCGTTTCCCAAGAGGCGAACTCGTCAGCGCCAGACAGTACACGCGTCGCCATCGCGCTGTACCACAAGCATTTGCCGATGCTGGCTGACTGCGGTTTAATCGACTTCGATAGGCGGACGGAGACGGCACGGTACAGCCCAGATTCTACGGACGACTACGCCGGAGCCCTGCTGGACAGTCAGGAAGCCGAACTCGCTAAAGAGTTTTCGTAA
- a CDS encoding GNAT family N-acetyltransferase → MTDLTTSVHRSITEVKRGEWNAIVAQQSRTGSVFERYEWLDAYERATGADARHVQVRKNGTLVGVHPTFVRPLPGTPFRFLGPAKPGTNGALIATDEDAVFAALADRMADLTGGRTIGHLLRPASGRSVRYATRLRDRNYYPSVRDCQFVLDTDRPWDAVESDLSQKKRRNLRKADEAGVTATDVPVTADSVDSFAERHAAHVARLDGDGASPELLRALHATIGDRLKLFRTAVDGDPAGELLAVCDDERDSLFLLFPAYDPTNFEHFPSEVLYRAAIKWGIDNGYATCNFGETTPDFEDGTFAFKTAFGGRAVPTLRWERIDSLVGRVLYLLGSDRVVARLFRSATGNA, encoded by the coding sequence ATGACCGACCTCACGACTTCGGTGCACCGCTCTATCACCGAGGTCAAACGGGGCGAGTGGAACGCTATCGTCGCCCAGCAGTCCCGGACCGGGAGCGTCTTCGAGCGCTACGAGTGGCTCGACGCCTACGAGCGAGCGACCGGCGCCGACGCCCGCCACGTGCAGGTCCGCAAGAACGGGACGCTCGTCGGCGTCCACCCGACGTTCGTTCGGCCGCTCCCGGGGACGCCGTTTCGGTTCCTCGGCCCGGCCAAACCCGGGACGAACGGTGCGCTGATAGCCACCGACGAGGACGCCGTCTTCGCCGCGCTCGCCGACCGGATGGCCGACTTGACCGGCGGCCGGACAATCGGCCACCTGCTCCGCCCCGCCTCGGGGCGGTCGGTTCGGTACGCGACGCGCCTTCGCGACCGGAACTACTACCCGTCGGTCCGGGACTGCCAGTTCGTTCTCGACACCGACCGCCCGTGGGACGCCGTCGAGAGCGACCTCTCACAGAAGAAGCGGCGCAACCTCCGGAAGGCCGACGAAGCGGGCGTCACCGCCACCGACGTTCCCGTCACGGCCGACAGCGTCGATTCGTTCGCCGAGCGACACGCCGCGCACGTGGCGCGCCTCGACGGCGACGGCGCGTCCCCCGAACTCCTGCGAGCGCTGCACGCGACAATCGGCGACCGCCTCAAACTGTTCCGGACCGCCGTCGACGGCGACCCGGCGGGCGAACTGCTGGCGGTCTGTGACGACGAACGCGACAGCCTGTTCCTCCTCTTTCCCGCCTACGACCCGACGAACTTCGAGCACTTCCCGTCGGAGGTACTGTATCGGGCCGCCATCAAGTGGGGCATCGACAACGGCTACGCCACCTGCAACTTCGGCGAGACGACGCCGGACTTCGAAGACGGGACGTTCGCGTTCAAGACCGCGTTCGGCGGGCGGGCCGTCCCGACGCTCCGGTGGGAGCGGATAGATTCGCTGGTCGGCCGCGTCCTCTACCTCCTCGGGAGTGACCGCGTCGTCGCCCGTCTGTTCCGGTCCGCGACGGGGAACGCCTAG